One genomic segment of Falco biarmicus isolate bFalBia1 chromosome 15, bFalBia1.pri, whole genome shotgun sequence includes these proteins:
- the FCSK gene encoding L-fucose kinase isoform X4, with product MAAEWSVLLLTCQRGGCVAAFQRELEARRRRGGLGPRPPPLLLAVEDPWARLGSGGATLNALLVAAEHLSARAGCTVVTADVLRDARILILHTGRDFSFDDCGRAFTCLPVEEPDAPAEALVCNLDSLLGTMTHRLCVGSPPGVWVCSTDMLLTMPSSPGINWDGFQGVRVIAVPGSQAYARDHGVYLTDEQGLVHDIIYRGTEAQIQQCAGPDSTVPLVCGVVFFSSDAAEQLLATHVVPPLDACTYMGLDSGAPPIQLSLFFDIVLCMAEGMMKEDFVKGGSDASVRSARSVLWTALHAFPLSMACIPDASYDYMTTSASDYIRSLTLLPGSASHLHFCKTAHSHVDQPHLLEDGSSVTNCLLEGAVQLAAGSVIQHCHLQGPLEIGPGCLLSGLAAGSSPALQGCPLHDIVLQGHHVRLRDLPCQVYTLTGRLDNWQSPAEEATYLNVPWAEFFHRTGIREGDLWDAEMPQRSRCLLSARLFPVLHACEVLGLEDVLWLLAPAAVAGERLARWRAAWRMSWQELLPCLDKAAELGARQALFFLQGQRKVRRVLLGRQDSSLLPLARSAVHEGYHEAVLGTLDEVASTAGDAGIAARALACIAEVLGCMAQGEGGLRSGPAANREWASAFRRLESGDIAGGVRELAAERQKWMSRPALLVRAARHYEGAEQILVRQAVMSSCQFVTVGRAELPPLGHWVQVVCPARLDLSGGWSDTPPITYEHGGAVVDLAVLVDGCRPIGARVRRISEPELRLVSLSGTPQSEAVAELVCQELQDLQDYCQPHAPGALLKAAFICTQVVQFPSQKPLQAQLIESFGGGFEVHTWSKLPHGSGLGTSSILAGAVMASLYRAAGKFASTESLIHAVLHLEQRLTTGRAEELVRQAALGRAKRRRAGEQRRGVCPGLEAR from the exons ATGGCGGCGGAGTGGAGCGtcctcctcctcacctgccAGCGCGGCGGTTGCGTGGCCGCCTTCCAGCGAG agctggaggcCCGCCGGCGGAGGGGCGGCCTGGGCCCGCGGCCCCCCCCGCTCCTTCTGGCCGTGGAGGACCCCTGGGCCCGCctgggcagcggcggggccaCCCTCAACGCCTTGCTGGTGGCGGCCGAGCACCTCAGCGCCCGGGCGGGCTGCACG GTGGTGACAGCCGATGTCCTGAGGGACGCCCGCATCCTCATTCTGCATACG ggCCGGGACTTCTCCTTCGACGACTGCGGCCGGGCCttcacctgcctgcccgtggaGGAGCCCGACGCCCCAGCCGAAGCTCTGGTCTGCAACCTGGACAGCCTGCTGGGGACCATGACACATCGG CTCTGTGTGGGCTCCCCACCCGGTGTGTGGGTCTGCAGCACCGACATGCTCCTCACCATGCCCTCATCACCAG GGATCAACTGGGATGGCTTCCAGGGGGTCAGAGTGATTGCAGTGCCTGGTAGCCAGGCATATGCCAGGGACCATGGGGTCTACCTCACTGATGAGCAG GGGCTGGTGCACGACATCATCTACAGAGGCACGGAGGCCCAGATCCAGCAGTGTGCGGGGCCTGACAGCACTGTCCCGTTG GTCTGTGGGGTGGTTTTCTTCTCCTCGGATGCTGCTGAGCAACTTCTGGCCACTCATGTCGTTCCTCCTCTGGATGCCTGCACCTACATGGGGCTGGACTCGGGGGCACCACCCATCCAG CTCTCCCTCTTCTTTGACATTGTGCTGTGCATGGCAGAGGGGATGATGAAGGAGGATTTTGTGAAGGGTGGCAGTGATGCCAGCGTGAGGAGCGCCCGCTCCGTGCTGTGGACAGCTCTCCATGCCTTCCCTCTTAGCATGG CCTGCATCCCTGATGCGTCTTATGACTACATGACCACCTCTGCGAGCGACTACATCCGCAGCCTGAcgctcctgcctggctctgccagccACCTCCACTTCTGCAAAACAGCCCATTCCCACGTGGAT CAGCCCCATCTCCTGGAGGACGGCTCTTCGGTCACCAACTGCCTGCTGGAAGGAGCCGTGCAGCTGGCAGCCGGCAGTGTCATCCAGCACTGCCACCTCCAG GGTCCCCTGGAGATCGGTCCTGGCTGCCTGCTCTCGGGCCTCGCCGCAGGCTCCTcaccagccctgcagggctGTCCCCTGCATGACATTGTCCTGCAGGGCCACCACGTCCGGCTGCGTGACCTGCCCTGCCAAGTGTACACTCTCACTGGCCGCCTTGACAACTGGCAG agccctgccGAAGAGGCCACCTACCTGAATGTGCCCTGGGCTGAGTTTTTCCATCGGACGGGCATACG GGAGGGAGACCTTTGGGATGCCGAGATGCCACAGAGGAGCCGCTGCCTGCTCAGCGCCCGACTCTTCCCAGTGCTGCATGCCTGCgaggtgctggggctggaggatgtgctgtggctgctggcccCGGCGGCGGTGGCCGGCGAGCGGCTGGCACGCTGGCGGGCGGCCTGGCGCAtgtcctggcaggagctgctgccctgcctggacAAGGCGGCCGAGCTGGGCGCCCGCCAGGCCCTCTTCTTCCTGCAGGGCCAGCGCAAGGTGCGGCGGGTGCTGCTGGGGCGCCaggacagcagcctcctgccactCGCCCGCAGCGCCGTCCACGAGGGCTACCACGAGGCGGTGCTGGGCACACTGGACGAGG ttgCCTCCACGGCTGGTGACGCTGGCATTGCAGCTCGGGCGCTCGCCTGCATCGCTGAGGTCCTGGGCTGCATGGCGCAAGGGGAAGGGGGCTTGCGGAGTGGACCCGCTGCCAACAGGGAGTGGGCCTCGGCTTTCAGGCGCCTGGAGAGCGGGGACATCGCCGGCGGTGTCCGGGAGCTGGCTGCTGAGCGGCAGAAGTGGATGAGCAG gccagctctgctggtgagAGCCGCTCGGCATTACGAGGGGGCCGAGCAGATCCTTGTCCGGCAGGCAGTGATGTCCTCGTGCCAGTTTGTCACTGTGGGGCGGGCGGAGCTGCCACCCCTGGGGCACTGGGTGCAGGTGGTGTGTCCAGCCCGCCTGGACCTCTCTG GTGGCTGGAGTGACACCCCCCCCATCACATACGAGCACgggggggctgtggtggacctGGCGGTGCTGGTGGACGGGTGCCGGCCCATCGGTGCTCGGGTACGGCGCATCAGCGAGCCGGAGCTGCGCCTCGTCAGCCTCAGCGGGACGCCGCAGAGCGAGGcggtggcagagctggtgtgccaggagctgcaggacttGCAGGATTACTGCCAGCCGCACGCACCAG GAGCCTTGCTCAAAGCTGCCTTCATCTGCACCCAGGTCGTGCAGTTCCCCTCACAGAAACCCCTGCAGGCCCAGCTGATTGAGAGCTTTGGGGGTGGCTTTGAGGTGCACACCTGGTCCAAGCTGCCCCATGGGTCTGGCCTCG gcaccagcagcatcctggcgGGAGCAGTGATGGCATCGCTGTACCGGGCGGCTGGGAAGTTCGCCAGCACTGAGTCCCTCATCCACGCTGTGCTGCACCTGGAGCAGAGGCTCACAACAG GACGTGCTGAGGAACTGGTACGCCAGGCTGCCCTTGGCCGTGCAAAACGCCGACGCGCTGGTGAGCAACGCCGAGGAGTGTGCCCAGGCCTTGAGGCAAG GTAA
- the FCSK gene encoding L-fucose kinase isoform X1, producing MAAEWSVLLLTCQRGGCVAAFQRELEARRRRGGLGPRPPPLLLAVEDPWARLGSGGATLNALLVAAEHLSARAGCTVVTADVLRDARILILHTGRDFSFDDCGRAFTCLPVEEPDAPAEALVCNLDSLLGTMTHRLCVGSPPGVWVCSTDMLLTMPSSPGINWDGFQGVRVIAVPGSQAYARDHGVYLTDEQGLVHDIIYRGTEAQIQQCAGPDSTVPLVCGVVFFSSDAAEQLLATHVVPPLDACTYMGLDSGAPPIQLSLFFDIVLCMAEGMMKEDFVKGGSDASVRSARSVLWTALHAFPLSMACIPDASYDYMTTSASDYIRSLTLLPGSASHLHFCKTAHSHVDQPHLLEDGSSVTNCLLEGAVQLAAGSVIQHCHLQGPLEIGPGCLLSGLAAGSSPALQGCPLHDIVLQGHHVRLRDLPCQVYTLTGRLDNWQSPAEEATYLNVPWAEFFHRTGIREGDLWDAEMPQRSRCLLSARLFPVLHACEVLGLEDVLWLLAPAAVAGERLARWRAAWRMSWQELLPCLDKAAELGARQALFFLQGQRKVRRVLLGRQDSSLLPLARSAVHEGYHEAVLGTLDEVASTAGDAGIAARALACIAEVLGCMAQGEGGLRSGPAANREWASAFRRLESGDIAGGVRELAAERQKWMSRPALLVRAARHYEGAEQILVRQAVMSSCQFVTVGRAELPPLGHWVQVVCPARLDLSGGWSDTPPITYEHGGAVVDLAVLVDGCRPIGARVRRISEPELRLVSLSGTPQSEAVAELVCQELQDLQDYCQPHAPGALLKAAFICTQVVQFPSQKPLQAQLIESFGGGFEVHTWSKLPHGSGLGTSSILAGAVMASLYRAAGKFASTESLIHAVLHLEQRLTTGGGWQDQVGGLVPGIKIGRSKAQLPLRVEVEKIPVPNGFIQTLNDHLLLVYTGKTRLARNLLQDVLRNWYARLPLAVQNADALVSNAEECAQALRQGNLPLIGKCLDCYWQQKKCMAPGCEPLAVGRMMDALRPYVYGQCLAGAGGGGFLYVLTKIPRQKEALHQILAKTEGLGNFSIHSIEVDTGGFSVEGVGHDTKDSAGSGGFMAV from the exons ATGGCGGCGGAGTGGAGCGtcctcctcctcacctgccAGCGCGGCGGTTGCGTGGCCGCCTTCCAGCGAG agctggaggcCCGCCGGCGGAGGGGCGGCCTGGGCCCGCGGCCCCCCCCGCTCCTTCTGGCCGTGGAGGACCCCTGGGCCCGCctgggcagcggcggggccaCCCTCAACGCCTTGCTGGTGGCGGCCGAGCACCTCAGCGCCCGGGCGGGCTGCACG GTGGTGACAGCCGATGTCCTGAGGGACGCCCGCATCCTCATTCTGCATACG ggCCGGGACTTCTCCTTCGACGACTGCGGCCGGGCCttcacctgcctgcccgtggaGGAGCCCGACGCCCCAGCCGAAGCTCTGGTCTGCAACCTGGACAGCCTGCTGGGGACCATGACACATCGG CTCTGTGTGGGCTCCCCACCCGGTGTGTGGGTCTGCAGCACCGACATGCTCCTCACCATGCCCTCATCACCAG GGATCAACTGGGATGGCTTCCAGGGGGTCAGAGTGATTGCAGTGCCTGGTAGCCAGGCATATGCCAGGGACCATGGGGTCTACCTCACTGATGAGCAG GGGCTGGTGCACGACATCATCTACAGAGGCACGGAGGCCCAGATCCAGCAGTGTGCGGGGCCTGACAGCACTGTCCCGTTG GTCTGTGGGGTGGTTTTCTTCTCCTCGGATGCTGCTGAGCAACTTCTGGCCACTCATGTCGTTCCTCCTCTGGATGCCTGCACCTACATGGGGCTGGACTCGGGGGCACCACCCATCCAG CTCTCCCTCTTCTTTGACATTGTGCTGTGCATGGCAGAGGGGATGATGAAGGAGGATTTTGTGAAGGGTGGCAGTGATGCCAGCGTGAGGAGCGCCCGCTCCGTGCTGTGGACAGCTCTCCATGCCTTCCCTCTTAGCATGG CCTGCATCCCTGATGCGTCTTATGACTACATGACCACCTCTGCGAGCGACTACATCCGCAGCCTGAcgctcctgcctggctctgccagccACCTCCACTTCTGCAAAACAGCCCATTCCCACGTGGAT CAGCCCCATCTCCTGGAGGACGGCTCTTCGGTCACCAACTGCCTGCTGGAAGGAGCCGTGCAGCTGGCAGCCGGCAGTGTCATCCAGCACTGCCACCTCCAG GGTCCCCTGGAGATCGGTCCTGGCTGCCTGCTCTCGGGCCTCGCCGCAGGCTCCTcaccagccctgcagggctGTCCCCTGCATGACATTGTCCTGCAGGGCCACCACGTCCGGCTGCGTGACCTGCCCTGCCAAGTGTACACTCTCACTGGCCGCCTTGACAACTGGCAG agccctgccGAAGAGGCCACCTACCTGAATGTGCCCTGGGCTGAGTTTTTCCATCGGACGGGCATACG GGAGGGAGACCTTTGGGATGCCGAGATGCCACAGAGGAGCCGCTGCCTGCTCAGCGCCCGACTCTTCCCAGTGCTGCATGCCTGCgaggtgctggggctggaggatgtgctgtggctgctggcccCGGCGGCGGTGGCCGGCGAGCGGCTGGCACGCTGGCGGGCGGCCTGGCGCAtgtcctggcaggagctgctgccctgcctggacAAGGCGGCCGAGCTGGGCGCCCGCCAGGCCCTCTTCTTCCTGCAGGGCCAGCGCAAGGTGCGGCGGGTGCTGCTGGGGCGCCaggacagcagcctcctgccactCGCCCGCAGCGCCGTCCACGAGGGCTACCACGAGGCGGTGCTGGGCACACTGGACGAGG ttgCCTCCACGGCTGGTGACGCTGGCATTGCAGCTCGGGCGCTCGCCTGCATCGCTGAGGTCCTGGGCTGCATGGCGCAAGGGGAAGGGGGCTTGCGGAGTGGACCCGCTGCCAACAGGGAGTGGGCCTCGGCTTTCAGGCGCCTGGAGAGCGGGGACATCGCCGGCGGTGTCCGGGAGCTGGCTGCTGAGCGGCAGAAGTGGATGAGCAG gccagctctgctggtgagAGCCGCTCGGCATTACGAGGGGGCCGAGCAGATCCTTGTCCGGCAGGCAGTGATGTCCTCGTGCCAGTTTGTCACTGTGGGGCGGGCGGAGCTGCCACCCCTGGGGCACTGGGTGCAGGTGGTGTGTCCAGCCCGCCTGGACCTCTCTG GTGGCTGGAGTGACACCCCCCCCATCACATACGAGCACgggggggctgtggtggacctGGCGGTGCTGGTGGACGGGTGCCGGCCCATCGGTGCTCGGGTACGGCGCATCAGCGAGCCGGAGCTGCGCCTCGTCAGCCTCAGCGGGACGCCGCAGAGCGAGGcggtggcagagctggtgtgccaggagctgcaggacttGCAGGATTACTGCCAGCCGCACGCACCAG GAGCCTTGCTCAAAGCTGCCTTCATCTGCACCCAGGTCGTGCAGTTCCCCTCACAGAAACCCCTGCAGGCCCAGCTGATTGAGAGCTTTGGGGGTGGCTTTGAGGTGCACACCTGGTCCAAGCTGCCCCATGGGTCTGGCCTCG gcaccagcagcatcctggcgGGAGCAGTGATGGCATCGCTGTACCGGGCGGCTGGGAAGTTCGCCAGCACTGAGTCCCTCATCCACGCTGTGCTGCACCTGGAGCAGAGGCTCACAACAG GCGGTGGCTGGCAGGACCAGGTGGGCGGGCTTGTGCCCGGCATCAAAATCGGGAGGTCGAAGGCCCAGCTGCCACTCCGGGTGGAGGTGGAGAAGATCCCAGTACCCAATGGTTTTATCCAGACCCTCAACGATCACTTGCTGCTGGTGTACACTGGGAAGACTCGCCTGGCCcgcaacctgctccag GACGTGCTGAGGAACTGGTACGCCAGGCTGCCCTTGGCCGTGCAAAACGCCGACGCGCTGGTGAGCAACGCCGAGGAGTGTGCCCAGGCCTTGAGGCAAG GTAACCTGCCGCTCATCGGCAAGTGTCTGGACTGCTACTggcagcagaagaaatgcatGGCCCCGGGGTGCGAGCCGCTGGCTGTTGGGCGCATGATGGATGCTCTCCGGCCCTATGTCTATGGGCAGTGCTTGGCTGGGGCCGGCGGTGGCGGCTTCCTTTACGTCTTGACCAAAATCCCTCGGCAGAAAGAGGCTTTGCACCAAATTCTAGCGAAAACTGAG GGACTGGGCAACTTCAGCATCCACAGCATCGAAGTGGACACGGGCGGTTTCTCTGTGGAGGGTGTGGGACACGATACAAAGGACAGTGCTGGCTCTGGAGGGTTCATGGCTGTGTGA
- the FCSK gene encoding L-fucose kinase isoform X2, translating into MAAEWSVLLLTCQRGGCVAAFQRELEARRRRGGLGPRPPPLLLAVEDPWARLGSGGATLNALLVAAEHLSARAGCTVVTADVLRDARILILHTGRDFSFDDCGRAFTCLPVEEPDAPAEALVCNLDSLLGTMTHRLCVGSPPGVWVCSTDMLLTMPSSPGINWDGFQGVRVIAVPGSQAYARDHGVYLTDEQGLVHDIIYRGTEAQIQQCAGPDSTVPLVCGVVFFSSDAAEQLLATHVVPPLDACTYMGLDSGAPPIQLSLFFDIVLCMAEGMMKEDFVKGGSDASVRSARSVLWTALHAFPLSMACIPDASYDYMTTSASDYIRSLTLLPGSASHLHFCKTAHSHVDQPHLLEDGSSVTNCLLEGAVQLAAGSVIQHCHLQGPLEIGPGCLLSGLAAGSSPALQGCPLHDIVLQGHHVRLRDLPCQVYTLTGRLDNWQSPAEEATYLNVPWAEFFHRTGIREGDLWDAEMPQRSRCLLSARLFPVLHACEVLGLEDVLWLLAPAAVAGERLARWRAAWRMSWQELLPCLDKAAELGARQALFFLQGQRKVRRVLLGRQDSSLLPLARSAVHEGYHEAVLGTLDEVASTAGDAGIAARALACIAEVLGCMAQGEGGLRSGPAANREWASAFRRLESGDIAGGVRELAAERQKWMSRPALLVRAARHYEGAEQILVRQAVMSSCQFVTVGRAELPPLGHWVQVVCPARLDLSGGWSDTPPITYEHGGAVVDLAVLVDGCRPIGARVRRISEPELRLVSLSGTPQSEAVAELVCQELQDLQDYCQPHAPGALLKAAFICTQVVQFPSQKPLQAQLIESFGGGFEVHTWSKLPHGSGLGTSSILAGAVMASLYRAAGKFASTESLIHAVLHLEQRLTTGRAEELVRQAALGRAKRRRAGEQRRGVCPGLEARCNLPLIGKCLDCYWQQKKCMAPGCEPLAVGRMMDALRPYVYGQCLAGAGGGGFLYVLTKIPRQKEALHQILAKTEGLGNFSIHSIEVDTGGFSVEGVGHDTKDSAGSGGFMAV; encoded by the exons ATGGCGGCGGAGTGGAGCGtcctcctcctcacctgccAGCGCGGCGGTTGCGTGGCCGCCTTCCAGCGAG agctggaggcCCGCCGGCGGAGGGGCGGCCTGGGCCCGCGGCCCCCCCCGCTCCTTCTGGCCGTGGAGGACCCCTGGGCCCGCctgggcagcggcggggccaCCCTCAACGCCTTGCTGGTGGCGGCCGAGCACCTCAGCGCCCGGGCGGGCTGCACG GTGGTGACAGCCGATGTCCTGAGGGACGCCCGCATCCTCATTCTGCATACG ggCCGGGACTTCTCCTTCGACGACTGCGGCCGGGCCttcacctgcctgcccgtggaGGAGCCCGACGCCCCAGCCGAAGCTCTGGTCTGCAACCTGGACAGCCTGCTGGGGACCATGACACATCGG CTCTGTGTGGGCTCCCCACCCGGTGTGTGGGTCTGCAGCACCGACATGCTCCTCACCATGCCCTCATCACCAG GGATCAACTGGGATGGCTTCCAGGGGGTCAGAGTGATTGCAGTGCCTGGTAGCCAGGCATATGCCAGGGACCATGGGGTCTACCTCACTGATGAGCAG GGGCTGGTGCACGACATCATCTACAGAGGCACGGAGGCCCAGATCCAGCAGTGTGCGGGGCCTGACAGCACTGTCCCGTTG GTCTGTGGGGTGGTTTTCTTCTCCTCGGATGCTGCTGAGCAACTTCTGGCCACTCATGTCGTTCCTCCTCTGGATGCCTGCACCTACATGGGGCTGGACTCGGGGGCACCACCCATCCAG CTCTCCCTCTTCTTTGACATTGTGCTGTGCATGGCAGAGGGGATGATGAAGGAGGATTTTGTGAAGGGTGGCAGTGATGCCAGCGTGAGGAGCGCCCGCTCCGTGCTGTGGACAGCTCTCCATGCCTTCCCTCTTAGCATGG CCTGCATCCCTGATGCGTCTTATGACTACATGACCACCTCTGCGAGCGACTACATCCGCAGCCTGAcgctcctgcctggctctgccagccACCTCCACTTCTGCAAAACAGCCCATTCCCACGTGGAT CAGCCCCATCTCCTGGAGGACGGCTCTTCGGTCACCAACTGCCTGCTGGAAGGAGCCGTGCAGCTGGCAGCCGGCAGTGTCATCCAGCACTGCCACCTCCAG GGTCCCCTGGAGATCGGTCCTGGCTGCCTGCTCTCGGGCCTCGCCGCAGGCTCCTcaccagccctgcagggctGTCCCCTGCATGACATTGTCCTGCAGGGCCACCACGTCCGGCTGCGTGACCTGCCCTGCCAAGTGTACACTCTCACTGGCCGCCTTGACAACTGGCAG agccctgccGAAGAGGCCACCTACCTGAATGTGCCCTGGGCTGAGTTTTTCCATCGGACGGGCATACG GGAGGGAGACCTTTGGGATGCCGAGATGCCACAGAGGAGCCGCTGCCTGCTCAGCGCCCGACTCTTCCCAGTGCTGCATGCCTGCgaggtgctggggctggaggatgtgctgtggctgctggcccCGGCGGCGGTGGCCGGCGAGCGGCTGGCACGCTGGCGGGCGGCCTGGCGCAtgtcctggcaggagctgctgccctgcctggacAAGGCGGCCGAGCTGGGCGCCCGCCAGGCCCTCTTCTTCCTGCAGGGCCAGCGCAAGGTGCGGCGGGTGCTGCTGGGGCGCCaggacagcagcctcctgccactCGCCCGCAGCGCCGTCCACGAGGGCTACCACGAGGCGGTGCTGGGCACACTGGACGAGG ttgCCTCCACGGCTGGTGACGCTGGCATTGCAGCTCGGGCGCTCGCCTGCATCGCTGAGGTCCTGGGCTGCATGGCGCAAGGGGAAGGGGGCTTGCGGAGTGGACCCGCTGCCAACAGGGAGTGGGCCTCGGCTTTCAGGCGCCTGGAGAGCGGGGACATCGCCGGCGGTGTCCGGGAGCTGGCTGCTGAGCGGCAGAAGTGGATGAGCAG gccagctctgctggtgagAGCCGCTCGGCATTACGAGGGGGCCGAGCAGATCCTTGTCCGGCAGGCAGTGATGTCCTCGTGCCAGTTTGTCACTGTGGGGCGGGCGGAGCTGCCACCCCTGGGGCACTGGGTGCAGGTGGTGTGTCCAGCCCGCCTGGACCTCTCTG GTGGCTGGAGTGACACCCCCCCCATCACATACGAGCACgggggggctgtggtggacctGGCGGTGCTGGTGGACGGGTGCCGGCCCATCGGTGCTCGGGTACGGCGCATCAGCGAGCCGGAGCTGCGCCTCGTCAGCCTCAGCGGGACGCCGCAGAGCGAGGcggtggcagagctggtgtgccaggagctgcaggacttGCAGGATTACTGCCAGCCGCACGCACCAG GAGCCTTGCTCAAAGCTGCCTTCATCTGCACCCAGGTCGTGCAGTTCCCCTCACAGAAACCCCTGCAGGCCCAGCTGATTGAGAGCTTTGGGGGTGGCTTTGAGGTGCACACCTGGTCCAAGCTGCCCCATGGGTCTGGCCTCG gcaccagcagcatcctggcgGGAGCAGTGATGGCATCGCTGTACCGGGCGGCTGGGAAGTTCGCCAGCACTGAGTCCCTCATCCACGCTGTGCTGCACCTGGAGCAGAGGCTCACAACAG GACGTGCTGAGGAACTGGTACGCCAGGCTGCCCTTGGCCGTGCAAAACGCCGACGCGCTGGTGAGCAACGCCGAGGAGTGTGCCCAGGCCTTGAGGCAAGGT GTAACCTGCCGCTCATCGGCAAGTGTCTGGACTGCTACTggcagcagaagaaatgcatGGCCCCGGGGTGCGAGCCGCTGGCTGTTGGGCGCATGATGGATGCTCTCCGGCCCTATGTCTATGGGCAGTGCTTGGCTGGGGCCGGCGGTGGCGGCTTCCTTTACGTCTTGACCAAAATCCCTCGGCAGAAAGAGGCTTTGCACCAAATTCTAGCGAAAACTGAG GGACTGGGCAACTTCAGCATCCACAGCATCGAAGTGGACACGGGCGGTTTCTCTGTGGAGGGTGTGGGACACGATACAAAGGACAGTGCTGGCTCTGGAGGGTTCATGGCTGTGTGA